The Desulfovibrio aminophilus sequence GGCCTTGGCGATGCGCCCGGCGAGGCCCGTGTCGGACAGGGCCAGGATCTGGGCCGCCAGCCAGGCCGCGTTGCGGGCCCCGGCCGAGTCCAGGGCCACGGTTCCCACCGGGAAGCCCGGGGGCATCATCACGGTGGAGAGCAGGGCGTCCATGCCGCCCAGGGCCGAGGCCGACAGCGGCACGCCGATGACCGGCTTGGCCGTCTTGGCGGCCACGGCCCCGGCCAGGTGCGCGGCCATGCCCGCGGCGCAGATGAAGACCTGGCAGCCCTTCTCCTCCAGCTCGGCCACGAGCCGGGCCGTGCGTTCCGGGGTGCGGTGCGCGCTGGTGACGGTGAAGACGTGCTCCACGCCCAGGTCGTCCAGGACCTGGGAACAGGGGCGCATCTTCTCCTCGTCCGAGATGCTGCCCATGAAGATCGCGACCTTGACCATGTCCGTCAGCCTCCGATGCGTTTCAGTCCCTTGGCGCCGATGTCGCGGCGGAAATAGCTCTTCTCGAAGCGGATGCGCCCGACGGCCTCGTAGGCCGCGGCCTGGGCCCCGGCCAGGTCCGCGCCCAGGGCTGTGACGCCCAGGATGCGGCCGCCGCTGGTGACGATCTTGCCGCCCTCCAGCCGGGTTCCGGCCTGGAAGACCTTCACCCCGGGCACGGCGTCGGCCTCGGCGATGCCCGTGATCTCCATGCCCTTGGGATAGGCCCCGGGGTAGCCCTCGGCGGCCATGACCACGCAGAGCGCGGTTTCGGGACGGCAGCGCACCTCCACCCCGCGCAGGTCGCCCTTGGCGCAGGCCAGCATGATCTCGGCAAGGTCCGAATCCAGGCGCAGGAGCAGGGGCTGGCACTCGGGGTCGCCGAAGCGCACGTTGTACTCCAGGACCATCGGGCCCTTCTCGGTGTACATGAGTCCGGCGTAGAGCACGCCCCGGAAGGGCTGGCCCTTGTTGGCCAGGTTTCTGAGGATCGGCGCGATGACCAGCTCGGCGGTCTCCTCGTAGCGCGCGCCGGGCAGGATCGGGGCCGGGCTGTAGGCCCCCATGCCGCCGGTGTTGGGGCCGGCGTCGCCCTCGCCCACGGCCTTGTGGTCCTGGGCCGAGGGCAGCACGGCGTAGCGCTCGCCGTCGCAGAAGGCCAGGAAGGAGGCCTCCTCGCCCACCAGGGCCTCCTCCACCACCACCCGGTCCCCGGCAGAGCCGAAGGCCTTGTGGACCATC is a genomic window containing:
- the purE gene encoding 5-(carboxyamino)imidazole ribonucleotide mutase, producing MVKVAIFMGSISDEEKMRPCSQVLDDLGVEHVFTVTSAHRTPERTARLVAELEEKGCQVFICAAGMAAHLAGAVAAKTAKPVIGVPLSASALGGMDALLSTVMMPPGFPVGTVALDSAGARNAAWLAAQILALSDTGLAGRIAKAREGFVASVEKAAASLEQKK
- the purD gene encoding phosphoribosylamine--glycine ligase yields the protein MRILIVGSGGREHALAWKLRQSPLVTELFIAPGNGGTAQEGVNVPVSDSDLPGLVALAKEKQVGLVVAGPEAPLVLGLQNALEKEGIPCFGPSAFAANLEGSKAFSKTVMRESGVPTAPFMVFDEFERARAFVAERGAPLVIKADGLAAGKGVVVAKTTEEALSTLEDMMVHKAFGSAGDRVVVEEALVGEEASFLAFCDGERYAVLPSAQDHKAVGEGDAGPNTGGMGAYSPAPILPGARYEETAELVIAPILRNLANKGQPFRGVLYAGLMYTEKGPMVLEYNVRFGDPECQPLLLRLDSDLAEIMLACAKGDLRGVEVRCRPETALCVVMAAEGYPGAYPKGMEITGIAEADAVPGVKVFQAGTRLEGGKIVTSGGRILGVTALGADLAGAQAAAYEAVGRIRFEKSYFRRDIGAKGLKRIGG